One region of Thunnus albacares chromosome 8, fThuAlb1.1, whole genome shotgun sequence genomic DNA includes:
- the mdc1 gene encoding mediator of DNA damage checkpoint protein 1 isoform X2: MDATQMISDSILESDEEENEEENKDERGQPLAKLCILKNEHIPAAELPLFLGDNVIGRDPNTCTLPLPAPSVSKRHATICISVYRRRGSRSEVDMEALVWDLGSMNGTCKGRLKLTPNVRYALGEGDSLLVADIPCQYVSCAVDTVPSQGDMRGPVSRNSGVKARLQDALREKRGETSTGSKKCVNGGTKPSLLDLGDTRKTPARTTCLSFEQTPTQPQGSLVPESDSDSDGERGGRDYGRRKPLVSDCDSHKSSPICSTFLSPTNKIVPESEDESPITPSSSTKNRPYRHVSLSKEESDIDVGRQQLKKKETLAIVDSKEEEGREEERAAPGGTTLEESGQDVPVKQESNVSTTRDEELPVSTRAVSTDVIPAFNMDSDTDVEGEEESVASAAPVTLNANQKADQPPNTAQFHMDSDTDVDEDEDTFNKGPKSVSLSDDNTKPPHAVPVIQPEGITMDSDTDVDDDADMSDGAAKAKPSAHTADSAPLTQPKDFHLDSDTDVDEEEENQCRTNNTRSKIDEAPTSIDLKPTGSESAFTAPHSLQLDSDTDDEVIPAPAMNESPVVSAVTDSCTTADAGANDSDTDAEEDSPLVIPITVTTLSVTPGITLAAVQSDSDADTDVDESSVPPAGDGDNPADPRLDGDTDVEDKDADQGEAGEDQIPSPSRENTSGLPVPPLQNCSTPMQFSEVEEMETQAFLSPSLGTSRRAAAPAVRPVVLPSCSDSLEDEDFVVAETQSFILQTRNDHAMDPTQAFGLESSGDERDGQSSRGGSFQLGLSDSSHLQCQAQALAMESTQAFVSVGGGVKLDDTQAYAAISTTDRSVGNDPNLEATQAYGGNEEPARSPVTFEREGQVDLALEATQAYISEPCIDSEDKTDEDERKSLTAAETQPSDFPTSSALVMAETQPVCAYSDEESLATESHISSKTEAMEEHGKAAQPVERPVSGALSIPETQPLCTSEDEDLIPRPRKRKAKQLEETQSITSTDYAAVETQPMHLGVDETSGNEESDDEDSIPFPRKRKAKQLRLEEEESQTLVNSMLSAAETQPMDTCEDNESDDEDSIPGPRKKRKAKPLQLEDEQTQPLISSVVPADETDDEESIGGQRKRKAKPLQLEDEETQSLTNSEASTVESQPMRTNTGPQPQRGKGRPSEAGTSGISVTIKRGTRARLKEEEKQAESSEPPRRQTRGNKAFPTTRGRRQKSRPDESEEEEELEQVKQARGKKSMRQQNDEEEETLERNKQQQQEGMLGEEKDVTELRQQESEEMERERRKIDEQVRLDMEKRELEETERQQRAEQERIERERKDKEEQERLQAEKAERLRLEQERAEKERIERERWEEEEKERADRIQREKEELERKERLECEKAEREEKERLENERLQREKKEQEEKERLEMAKRAAEEQGRLERERKEQEHQARLEMEEKEREEKEKLEKEKEAKEKQRKDLQENKEDLKTANDDDPARRTRSRSNSSNSVNSERSTSSINTQGSRGRGRGRGAKRTSEPLQANINRGNNRRRTMAAEPSDQSQTTDQDSNDISPPGIVSKSNSSNSPNSEISICSTSSQNRGRGSRQRGRGRKTQPNSTSPISSQSDQNSAPKPTATGRKSRKAELSSSEVSHEDDEEKADSQQASTTRGQRQATVNGPEAANKEGQSSQEEGCASEHSPLAKRNVRGRGRKALKSENVDAPVAPAVSDGDEAKDKRKGRKKELEANAEGAQTAEAAEEEAKDNTIQAKRRSRASGVQGSKNAPPDVEVKDESEKMEEETVERRARGRPSVVRKKKKELQEESGTCVSSISQDANTTSEQPQTPTSSVSRKRQAHADSSPVAKTPRSSSASPAAGGRLRAASQTYKVLFTGVVDEAGEKVLARLGGSMAKGVADMNCLVTDKVRRTVKFLCAVAKGVPIVTTHWLEKSGKAGSFLSPNAFVVNDPEQEKKFNFCLQESLRVASSQPLLQGYEIHVTKSVKPEPVQMKDIISCSGATFLPKMPSSHKPHTVVISCEEDWSLCGPAVSASLPVVTAEFILTGILQQMLDFQTHKLSAPATKLPPAGGRGRGRKKT, encoded by the exons GAGAGAAAAGAGGGGCGAAACAAGCACAGGCAGTAAGAAATGTGTCAACGGTGGTACGAAGCCATCATTACTTGATTTAGGTGACACAAGGAAAACTCCTGCCAGAACCACTTGCCTGTCCTTTGAACAAACTCCAACCCAGCCCCAGGGGAGCCTGGTCCCAGAATCTGACTCGGACTCGGATGGAGAAAGAGGGGGGCGAGATTATGGAAGGCGCAAGCCTCTAG TGTCGGATTGTGACTCCCATAAATCCAGTCCCATCTGTTCTACATTCTTGAGTCCCACAAACAAAATTGTCCCTGAAAG cgAGGATGAAAGTCCCATCACACCATCCTCCTCCACTAAAAATAGGCCGTACAGACATGTCAGCCTCAGCAAGGAGGAGTCAGACATAGATGTTGGGCGACAGCAGCTGAAGAAAAAAGAGACGCTTGCCATTGTGGAcagcaaagaggaggaagggagggaggaagaaagagcaGCACCAGGAGGGACGACGCTTGAGGAGAGTGGACAAGATGTGCCAGTGAAGCAGGAAAGCAATGTCAGTACTACAAGAGACGAGGAATTGCCTGTGTCCACAAGAGCAGTCTCCACTGATGTGATCCCTGCATTTAACATGGACAGTGACACTGAtgtggagggagaggaggaaagtgTGGCTTCTGCGGCTCCTGTGACCTTGAATGCAAACCAAAAAGCAGATCAACCACCAAACACAGCCCAGTTTCACATGGACAGTGATACAGAtgttgatgaagatgaagatacCTTTAATAAAGGTCCCaaatctgtgtctctctctgatGACAATACCAAACCTCCTCATGCTGTCCCAGTTATTCAGCCTGAGGGCATCACTATGGACAGTGACACTGATGTGGATGATGACGCTGATATGTCAGACGGTGCTGCAAAAGCAAAACccagtgcacacacagctgattcTGCTCCTTTGACGCAGCCAAAGGATTTCCACCTAGACAGTGACACAGATGttgatgaggaagaagaaaatcaatGTAGAACAAATAACACACGCTCTAAAATAGATGAAGCACCCACTAGCATAGATTTAAAGCCCACAGGGTCTGAATCTGCCTTTACTGCTCCTCACAGCCTGCAACTAGACAGTGACACAGACGATGAGGTGATCCCTGCCCCTGCTATGAATGAATCCCCGGTGGTGTCTGCTGTTACAGATTCATGCACCACTGCAGATGCAGGAGCAAATGACAGTGATACAGATGCAGAAGAGGATTCTCCGCTGGTTATACCCATTACCGTCACAACCTTGTCGGTCACTCCTGGTATCACGTTAGCAGCAGTTCAGTCAGATTCTGATGCAGACACAGATGTGGATGAGTCCAGCGTGCCCCCTGCTGGGGATGGGGACAATCCAGCTGACCCCAGACTGGATGGTGATACAGATGTGGAGGATAAGGATGCGGACCAGGGAGAGGCAGGAGAGGACCAGATACCTAGCCCAAGTAGAGAAAACACTTCTGGATTGCCGGTTCCTCCACTGCAAAACTGCTCTACTCCCATGCAATTTTCAG AAGTGGAAGAGATGGAGACTCAGGCCTTCCTTAGTCCCTCTTTAGGTACATCTAGAC GTGCAGCGGCTCCTGCTGTAAGACCTGTAGTTTTGCCTTCCTGCTCAGACAGTCTAGAGGATGAGGACTTTGTTGTTGCTGAGACACAGTCCTTTATTCTTCAGACCCGTAATGACCACGCCATGGACCCCACCCAAGCCTTTGGCCTTGAGTCTTCTGGTGACGAAAGAGATGGACAGTCTAGCAGAGGAGGGTCTTTCCAGCTGGGATTGTCTGACAGCAGCCATCTGCAGTGTCAGGCCCAAGCTCTGGCCATGGAGAGCACTCAAGCGTTTGTCTCTGTGGGTGGGGGTGTGAAGCTGGACGATACCCAAGCATATGCAGCCATCTCAACCACAGACAGATCAGTGGGGAATGATCCAAACCTGGAGGCCACCCAGGCCTATGGAGGGAATGAGGAGCCTGCCAGAAGTCCAGTGACATTTGAGAGGGAAGGTCAGGTAGATTTAGCTCTAGAAGCAACACAGGCATACATTTCAGAGCCCTGCATTGATTCAGAGGATAAAACAGAtgaagatgagagaaaaagccTTACTGCTGCTGAGACTCAACCGTCAGACTTTCCCACCTCATCTGCTCTTGTCATGGCTGAAACCCAACCAGTGTGTGCATATAGTGATGAGGAGAGTTTGGCAACAGAGAGTCACATTTCCTCTAAAACAGAAGCGATGGAAGAACACGGGAAGGCAGCTCAACCCGTGGAGAGGCCCGTCAGTGGAGCTCTGTCAATACCTGAAACTCAGCCCTTGTGTACAAGCGAAGATGAGGACTTGATTCCACGTCCAcggaaaagaaaagcaaagcagCTGGAAGAGACGCAATCCATCACTAGTACTGACTATGCTGCTGTTGAAACCCAGCCCATGCATTTAGGTGTGGATGAAACAAGTGGAAATGAGGAAAGCGATGATGAGGACTCTATTCCGTTTCCAcggaaaagaaaagcaaagcaaCTGCGActtgaagaagaagagagtcaGACGCTTGTAAATTCTatgctctctgctgctgaaacTCAGCCCATGGATACATGTGAAGATAATGAAAGTGATGATGAGGACTCAATTCCAGGTCCacgaaaaaaaagaaaagcaaagccACTGCAGCTTGAAGACGAGCAAACACAGCCCCTCATCAGTTCTGTTGTTCCTGCTGATGAAACCGACGATGAGGAGTCAATTGGAGGTCAAcgaaaaagaaaagcaaagccACTGCAACTTGAGGATGAGGAGACGCAGTCGCTCACAAATTCTGAGGCCTCTACTGTTGAATCTCAGCCAATGAGAACAAATACTGGCCCACAGCCTCAGAGAGGAAAGGGGAGACCATctgaagctggaaccagtggcATCAGCGTTACAATTAAAAGAGGGACAAGAGCAAGAttaaaagaagaggagaagcagGCAGAGAGTTCTGAACCTCCCAGGAGACAGACAAGAGGGAATAAAGCTTTTCCAACTACCAGAGGAAGGAGGCAAAAATCCAGGCCTGAtgagagtgaggaagaggaggagttagaGCAGGTTAAGCAGGCTAGAGGGAAAAAATCCATGAGGCAACAGAacgatgaagaagaagaaacacttGAAAGAaacaagcaacaacaacaagaagggATGTtgggagaggagaaagatgtTACAGAGCTCAGACAACAAGAGAGTGAAGAAATGGAGAGGGAAAGGAGGAAGATTGATGAACAAGTAAGACTGGACATGGAGAAAAGAGAACTAGAGGAAACAGAGAGGCAGCAGAGGGCAGAACAGGAGAGAatagaaagggaaagaaaagacaagGAAGAGCAAGAAAGATTACAAGCTGAAAAGGCAGAAAGGTTAAGACTTGAGCAGGAGAGAGCAGAAAAGGAGAGAATAGAGCGGGAAAgatgggaagaagaagaaaaggaaagagctGATAGGATACAGagggaaaaagaagaattagaaagaaaagagagattaGAGTGTGAAAAAGCAGAGcgagaagaaaaggagagattAGAGAATGAGAGAttacaaagggaaaaaaaggaacaagaagaaaaagaaagactggAAATGGCAAAGAGGGCAGCAGAAGAACAAGGGAGACttgagagggagaggaaagaacaAGAACACCAAGCAAGGCTGGAgatggaagaaaaggaaagagaagaaaaagaaaaactggagaaagaaaaagaagcaaaagaaaaacaaagaaaagatctacaagaaaacaaagaagacTTAAAAACGGCCAACGATGATGACCCAGCAAGGAGAACCAGATCTCGCTCCAACTCTTCCAACTCTGTCAACTCAGAGAGGTCCACTTCAAGCATCAACACCCAAGGGAGTAGAGGGAGAGGCCGAGGAAGAGGAGCAAAGAGGACCAGTGAGCCACTTCAGGCAAACATCAACAGAGGCAACAACAGGAGGAGGACAATGGCTGCAGAGCCGTCTGACCAGAGTCAAACAACAGACCAGGACAGTAATGATATTTCTCCTCCAGGAATCGTGTCAAAGTCCAACTCCTCCAACTCCCCTAACTCTGAGATTTCCATCTGCAGCACCAGCTCTCagaacagaggaagaggaagcagGCAGCgaggaagagggaggaaaacACAGCCCAACTCCACTTCTCCTATCAGTAGTCAGAGTGATCAGAATTCAGCTCCCAAACCCACAGCCACAGGCAGGAAGAGCAGGAAAGCAGAGTTATCCTCTAGTGAGGTTTCtcatgaagatgatgaagagaaggCAGACTCTCAGCAGGCTAGTACCACTAGGGGGCAGAGGCAAGCCACTGTAAATGGCCCTGAAGCTGCAAATAAGGAAGGCCAGTCAAGTCAGGAGGAAGGATGTGCCAGTGAACACTCACCTCTGGCTAAAAGGAATGTCAGGGGCAGAGGCCGAAAagcattaaaaagtgaaaacGTAGATGCACCAGTCGCTCCTGCAGTCAGTGATGGAGATGAggcaaaagacaaaagaaaaggtAGAAAGAAAGAGTTGGAGGCAAATGCAGAGGGTGCCCaaacagcagaggcagcagaggaagaggcaAAAGATAATACCATCCAAGCTAAGAGAAGAAGTAGAGCATCAGGTGTCCAGGGGAGTAAGAACGCTCCCCCTGATGTGGAGGTGAAAGACGAGAGTGAGAAAATGGAGGAAGAGACTGTTGAGAGGAGAGCCAGAGGTCGGCCATCAGTGGTccggaaaaaaaagaaagagttgCAGGAAGAAAGTGGGACATGTGTCAGTTCCATTAGCCAGGATGCTAATACGACATCAGAG CAGCCTCAGACTCCAACCAGCAGTGTATCCCGGAAACGACAGGCTCATGCAGACTCCTCTCCTGTGGCAAAGACCCCTCGCTCTTCTTCTGCTTCCCCAGCAGCTGGTGGTCGACTACGAGCTGCCAGCCAGACCTACAAg GTGCTGTTCACAGGAGTGGTGGATGAAGCAGGGGAGAAAGTGCTGGCTCGTTTAGGAGGCAGCATGGCTAAAGGCGTGGCGGACATGAACTGTCTGGTGACTGATAAGGTGCGCAGGACTGTGAAGTTCCTGTGCGCAGTGGCTAAAGGAGTCCCCATTGTCACCACACACTGGCTGGAAAAG agTGGTAAAGCTGGGAGCTTCCTGTCTCCTAATGCTTTTGTTGTGAATGATccagaacaggaaaaaaagttcaatttctGCCTGCAGGAGTCTCTGAGGGTTGCCAGCAGTCAGCCTCTCTTACAG GGATATGAGATCCATGTTACAAAGTCAGTGAAGCCAGAGCCAGTTCAAATGAAGGACATCATTTCATGCAGTGGAGCTACATTTCTTCCCAAGATGCCTTCTTCCCACAAG CCTCATACTGTAGTGATTTCCTGCGAGGAGGACTGGTCACTCTGCGGCCCAGCTGTCTCTGCGTCTCTCCCAGTCGTCACTGCGGAGTTCATTCTCACAGGGATCCTCCAGCAGATGCTTGACTTTCAGACCCATAAGCTCTCTGCCCCTGCAACGAAGCTGCCACCTGCAGGAGGCAGAGGGAGGGGCAGGAAGAAGACATAG